The DNA window TCCTTTCGTTACGGCAGGCAATGAAACAATGTAACTACTTATTAATAGGTAAGTGATTATGGCAAAGAAAGACCATGTTGGCATTGATCCGGCGCACTGAGTTTGTGTCAGTGGGGCGAATGTTCCGTACTTTGGCGGATTTTTCCCTGTTTGGCTGAAGGGGCCTTAGTCATACTGTCGCCATGACCTTCCGATTTGCTGAATAAGAAGAAAAAATGAAAGCTAAAATCCTGTTAAAACATACTTTGTTGGCATCAATGGCGGTAGGCGGCTTAACCGGCTGTTCTTCATTATTCGACTGGGTAGCTGCCCGTAATCTGGATCAGCCAGAAGGCACGGTAATGCTGGCCGGCCTGCAACAACCCGTGGAAATCCGCCGCGATGAATACGGTGTTCCTTTTGTTGAGGCACAGAATATTGCCGACCTGACGTTCGGTATTGGTTATGCCATGGCGGAAGATCGTCTGGCACAGATGGTATCCATGAATTTACTGGCGCGCGGACGGTTATCCGAAATGGTTGGGCCGCTGGGTGTGGATATGGACGTTTATATGCGCACGTTAGGCGTGCCGCAGATTATTGCTGAACGTTATCAGGCGGTGGGTGATGAGCTGAAAACCCATTTAACCGGCTTCAGCGCCGGTGTGAATGCTTATATAGAAACGCACAAAGACCGCCTTCCGCTGGAATTAACCCTGAACGGTTACACCCCGGAACCCTGGCAGCCGGAGAACACCATTGGGTTATTCGTGATGCTGAATCTGGGCGTGGGTTTTAACCTGCATGAAGAGCTGGCTTTTTTACAGATTGCCGAAAAAGTCGGCGCCGAAAAAACCGCGTATTTGGCGCCAATATTCCCCGATGAGCCGATTGATCTGGCTGAGGCCGGCAAGTTAGCCGATGTGGCGCTGGCGGCACAACAGTTACGCCCTCAATTGGATTTTCTGTCCGGTATTGAACAGCAGATGAAGCGTATTAATGGTCAGGGATTGGCGGCCTCGAATAACTGGGCTGTACACAAAGACCATACCGCCAATGGCGCGTCATTAGTGGCTAACGACACGCATTTATTACTCAGTCACCCGTCTACCTGGATGTTAATGGGCGCGCGCAGCCCGGAATATTCCGGGGTTGGTATTGGTCTGCCGGGTATTCCGGCCTTGGTGGCGGGTTATAACGGCCACATTGGCTGGGGTGAAACCATGGTGATGGCGGATACCCAGGATATTTTTCTGGAGCAATTGCGCCAGCGTGATGACGTAACGGAGTATTTGTATCAGGGCGAGTGGTATCCGGTGCAAAGTCGCACCGAAACGCTGACTATTAAAGGTGAAGAACCCTTAACCTTTACCGTACAGAGCACCCGTCATGGTCCGTTACTGAACCCGGCCGTAAAAGGAAAACCCAAGCATGAAATGATTCCGATGGCGACGGATTCATTATACGGTTTGGCCTTAAGCTGGACGGCACAATTTCCCGACACCACCATCGATTCGTTTTTCCGTTTAGGGCAGGCGAAAAATCTGGATGAAGCCGAACAGGCATTGAATGGTGTGGGGTTTATTCACCTGAACGTCATCGCCGGTGATAAAGACAATATTCAATGGCAAATTACCGGTAATTATCCGCTGCGCAAAAACGGCACTGGCCATTTCCCCAGCCCGGGCTGGACGGGTGATTACGACTGGACAGGTTCCTGGGGTGGTGCCGATACGCCACGGGTGCGTAACCCGCAGGCCGGGTTTGTGGCCACGGGCAACGACCGTACCGTCGGGCCGGGTTTTACCCCAACCTTAACCAGTTCCTGGTATTACCCGGAGCGCGGTGAACGTGCCCGCCAGTTGCTTGCCGAACGTAACGATCACGATGCGGCCAATATGGTGGCGATGCAGGCCGATCGCCATGATTTACTGATAGGGAAAGTGCAGCAACTGTGGCAGAGCGATGAATGGGCGGCCCTGATCGATACGGCAGCCAGTCGTCTGACTGCCGAGCAGCAATTAAGCGCAGAAAAAACGCTGAATATTCTGATGAATTTCGATGGCAACCTGGAAGAAAACTCGCGTAGTGCGGCGGTATGGGGAGCGTTTGAACACAACCTGATCCGTGCCATCTTTCTGGATGAGCTGGGGCCGGATGATGGTCGTTTGTGGACCGCGTTAATGGCCATGAATGGTCGTGCTTATTCCGGTTATCAGGATCATCTGCTCGGCCGCAAAACGCCTGGCGGTGACTGGGCGCCGTTCTGGGATGATGTGCGTACCGATGCTACGGAAAATCCCGGCGATATTATTGCTGCCGCGCTGGTGTCGACCTGGGATTATCTGCAACAAACCTTGGGTAACGATGACCAGCAATGGCAGTGGGGCCAACTGGCTTATTACCACTGGCAAACCGAAACCACGCACATGCTGCCGTGGTTAAGCGGTGTGCAGAAATTTGCCGTACAGCGCTTAGCGAAATACACCGATCGCGGCCCGTATCCGGCCGGTGGCAACCGTAATACCCTGAACGTGGCGGGTTACAGTCTCGGCAAAGATTATGGTGTGTGGAATATTCCGGCCATGCGATTAGTGGTGGATTTCAGTGCCGAAGAGCCGCTGCAACTGGTGATTGCCGGTGGCCAGTCTGGCAACCCGGCTTCGCCGCATTATGACGATGGCATTGATCTGTGGCTGTCACGGACCAACCGTACGTTGCCGTTTAATAATGAGGAAAAGGTGCAGGCACATTTTAATAAAGTGAAAGTGCTGCAGCCGGCTAACTAAACGTCTGATCGTAGCGGTTGGCCACAAAGCGGCCACCGTCTACGCGCATCACCGTGCCGGTAACGGCACGGGCAGCCAGTAAATAATCACAAGCCTGCACAATTGCGCCGTAACCCAGCTCTTCACCAATCAACGACTGCGACAAGACCTTTTTCCGGTAGGCGTCATCGTGCTCGGGTAAAAACTGCACCGGCCCCGGCTGAATCACATTCACCCGTACTTTACCCGCCAGGCGCTGCGCCATGCTCAGCGACCAGTTCTGTAAGCCGGCTTTGGCGGCGCAATACACCGCAAAACGCTGATTGGGAATATCCGCGTAAATATCGCTGATGCTGATCATGGCTGCGTCGTCTGCCCACTGCGATTTCAGTGCATCGGTAATCATCACTGGGGCGGTGACGTGCACGTTCTGATGTTGCGCAATGTGTTGTGCCAGATCGGTGGCCGCGGCATCGGGCACAAAGCATGAGGCGTTATGAATCACCGCATCAAACTGCCCCAGTGTCTTTAATTGCGTGCACAACGCCCGAATGCTGGCAGGGTCGGATAAATCGGCCTGCACAGCAGTCAGTGCAGGGTGCGTTTCTAACTCGCAGGCGGAATTAAAATGCGCCACCACTTGCCAGCCCTGGTGCAGAAAATGTTGTGCCAGGGTTTTGCCTAACCGGCGACCGGCGCCGGTAATGAATATGCGTTTACTCATAGTGCCTGCCACTGTTGTTGTACGCGCAGATAATAGGGTTCTTCCAGTGTCGCTTGCCGGCATTCCTCCGCGGTATTGGCCGTGGCGAGAATATCAATATCAATGGTGCGGTCTTTGGTTTTGCGGCCCGGATTTTTCGGCTCCCGGCCTAACTTTACTTCAATATGTTGCAGCCGCTGTTTCAGCGGGCCGGGTAATAAATCCGACTCCAGCACCAATAATTGATTGCAGAATTCATGGTGAAAGGTGTCCCCCACCGGCGCTGTGGTAACCACGGGTGATTGCGCGGTAATTCGCCCCAGATGAGCGAGTTCGGTAATGGCACCGGGCAGGTGTTTATGAGGCTCAAGATTGCTGCCCAGTCCCAGCAGATAACAACGCATGCAGTATTTGTCCGTCAGGAAAAAACAGGCATCAGCATCGGTATTGCAGCGGAGGCTGTCAAGGCAAAGACCTGCCTGTGGCTGAGGCCAGTTCGGGAAAAAGTGTGAAATTCCACCGCGGTCATTGGTCTTTATCTGACCGGCTGGCTTGATGATGGCTTCGTTGATGATTGTGCAAGGAGGCGTCATGCCGCTGTTGCTTTGTTTCTTTCTGCTACTGGTCACCAGCCCGGTTGCCCTGAGCGAAACACCGGATATCACTCTGGCGCAGATTTATCGTGATGATCTGGATGTCACGGCCTATGTCATCAGTGAGAAATACGACGGTGTGCGGGCCTACTGGGATGGTCAGCAGTTACTCACCCGTCAGGGTAATGCGCTGCCAATACCGGATTTTTTCCGGCGGCAGCTGCCGGCACAGTCTTTAGATGGCGAGTTATGGTTTGGCCGCGGTGAATTTTCCCGGGCCGCCGCGCTGGTGCAGCGCTTACCGGATCATGCGGAGTACCAGCCTGAATGGCAGGCGGTGCGCTATATGCTGTTCGATGCACCACAACAGCCGGGCGGTTTTATGCAGCGGCTGGATTTTTTACAGAGCCTCGCCGATGCCGTGCAGCGCCCGCAGCTGCTGGTAGCGCCTCAATGGACGGTAAGCAGTCATGGCGAATTACAGCAGCAATTGCAGGAATTTACCGAAGCCGGGGCCGAAGGCTTAATGCTGCGCCATCAGCAGGCGCCCTATCGCGGTGGGCGCAGCAGCGATTTAATCAAACTGAAAGCCTTCGATGATGCTGAAGCCACGGTGCTGGCGCATCTGCCGGGTAAAGGTAAATTCAAGGGCATGCTCGGCTCGGTGCTGGTGCGGCTGGATAACGGCCGTGAGTTACGCATCGGCAGCGGCTTTACCGATGCCGAACGGCTGGCACCACCACCGGTTGGCAGTCGCATCACGTTTCAGTATCAGGGTTACACCAGCACAGGCTTGCCGCGTTTTGCCCGTTATTGGCGCCCCCGCAACGATGAATAGCGCTGTGCTAAACTGCCGCCCTTTCGTCAGCCACTGGCAGCAGGATATTTCTTCGATGGTGCAGATTACGCAGCGACCGTTATTAACCGATCCCGGGGCTTTGCCGGTGCACCCGGTACTGGCGCGGGTCTATGGTGCGCGCGGCATCAGCCGGCCAGAACAGCTGGAACTGACCTTAAAACGCCTGCTGCCGTGGCAGAGCCTGAAAGGCATTACCGAGGCGGTGGAGCTGCTGTTGCCGGTGGTGTTGCAGGGCAAAAAACTGCTGGTGGTCGGCGATTTCGACGTCGATGGTGCCAGCAGTACGGCGCTGGCGATCCGCGCCTTGCGGATGCTGGGGGCGCAGCAACTGGATTACTTAGTGCCGAACCGCTTTGATTTCGGTTATGGCCTGTCGCCCGAGCTGGTGCAAGTGGCGCTGACACTAAAGCCCGATCTGATTATGACGGTGGATAACGGCATCGCCTCGCATGAGGGTATTGCAGCAGCTCAAGCGGCCGGTGTGCCGGTGCTGGTGACCGATCACCATCTGGCAGCTGCGACCTTGCCGGATGCGGCTGCCATCGTGAATCCGAACCAGCCAGGCTGTGAATTTCCCTCCAAAGCCGCCTGCGGCTGCACCGTGGTGTTTTATCTGATGCTGGCGCTGCGGGCGCGATTGTCAGAGCTGAATAAACTGCCCGACCCGCAACCCAATCTGGCGCAGCTGCTTGATCTGGTCGCTCTTGCCACGGTGGCCGATGTGGTGCCGCTGGACGATAACAACCGCATTCTGGTCGAGCAGGGCCTGCGCCGTATCCGCGCCGGCCACAGCAGTGCCGGTATTATGGCCCTGATTCAGGTGGCGGGCCGGCAAGCGGTGCGCTTAGTAGCCGCTGATTTTGGTTTTGCGCTGGGACCACGACTGAACGCCGCCGGGCGGCTGGACGATATGTCACTCGGCATTGAGTGCTTACTCACCGATGACCCGGGGCGTGCGCAGCAGCTGGCACAAACACTGGATGAAATGAACCGCGACCGCCGCGATATTGAACAGGGGATGCAGGCCGAAGCATTGCGGTATCTGCAGCAGTTCGATGCCGGTAACAATCTGCCCACCGGGCTGGTGCTGTTTCAACGCGACTGGCATCAGGGCGTAATCGGCATTCTGGCCTCGCGCATCAAAGAAAAAACCCACCGTCCGGTGATTGCGCTGGCGGCTGACGATCAGGGCTGGCTGAAAGGTTCGGCGCGTTCCATTGCCGGTTTGCATTTGCGCGACGCGCTGGACGAAGTACACAAGCAAGCACCGCATTTAATGAAAAAATTCGGCGGTCATGCCATGGCGGCGGGCTTAACGCTGGCAGCCGACGGGCTGGACGAATTCAGCCGGCTGTTTGATCAGGTCTGCCGGCGGCATCTCACCGAAGCACAATTGCAGCAACGGCTGGAAACTGATGGTGCCTTAAACGCCGCCGATTTCAGTTTTGAACTGGCGCAACAGCTGCGCTGGGGCGGGCCCTGGGGCCAGGCCTTTCCCGAGCCGCTGTTCAGTGGCCGCTTCCGGTTGGTGCAGCAGCGTATTGTTGGCGAGAAGCATCTGAAACTGGTGTT is part of the Venatoribacter cucullus genome and encodes:
- the recJ gene encoding single-stranded-DNA-specific exonuclease RecJ; the encoded protein is MLNCRPFVSHWQQDISSMVQITQRPLLTDPGALPVHPVLARVYGARGISRPEQLELTLKRLLPWQSLKGITEAVELLLPVVLQGKKLLVVGDFDVDGASSTALAIRALRMLGAQQLDYLVPNRFDFGYGLSPELVQVALTLKPDLIMTVDNGIASHEGIAAAQAAGVPVLVTDHHLAAATLPDAAAIVNPNQPGCEFPSKAACGCTVVFYLMLALRARLSELNKLPDPQPNLAQLLDLVALATVADVVPLDDNNRILVEQGLRRIRAGHSSAGIMALIQVAGRQAVRLVAADFGFALGPRLNAAGRLDDMSLGIECLLTDDPGRAQQLAQTLDEMNRDRRDIEQGMQAEALRYLQQFDAGNNLPTGLVLFQRDWHQGVIGILASRIKEKTHRPVIALAADDQGWLKGSARSIAGLHLRDALDEVHKQAPHLMKKFGGHAMAAGLTLAADGLDEFSRLFDQVCRRHLTEAQLQQRLETDGALNAADFSFELAQQLRWGGPWGQAFPEPLFSGRFRLVQQRIVGEKHLKLVLQPEGSDLVLDAIWFGIDTSQWPDPSVQWVEAAFQLDINEFRGQKTLQLMLREVVKIS
- a CDS encoding SDR family oxidoreductase produces the protein MSKRIFITGAGRRLGKTLAQHFLHQGWQVVAHFNSACELETHPALTAVQADLSDPASIRALCTQLKTLGQFDAVIHNASCFVPDAAATDLAQHIAQHQNVHVTAPVMITDALKSQWADDAAMISISDIYADIPNQRFAVYCAAKAGLQNWSLSMAQRLAGKVRVNVIQPGPVQFLPEHDDAYRKKVLSQSLIGEELGYGAIVQACDYLLAARAVTGTVMRVDGGRFVANRYDQTFS
- a CDS encoding penicillin acylase family protein — encoded protein: MKAKILLKHTLLASMAVGGLTGCSSLFDWVAARNLDQPEGTVMLAGLQQPVEIRRDEYGVPFVEAQNIADLTFGIGYAMAEDRLAQMVSMNLLARGRLSEMVGPLGVDMDVYMRTLGVPQIIAERYQAVGDELKTHLTGFSAGVNAYIETHKDRLPLELTLNGYTPEPWQPENTIGLFVMLNLGVGFNLHEELAFLQIAEKVGAEKTAYLAPIFPDEPIDLAEAGKLADVALAAQQLRPQLDFLSGIEQQMKRINGQGLAASNNWAVHKDHTANGASLVANDTHLLLSHPSTWMLMGARSPEYSGVGIGLPGIPALVAGYNGHIGWGETMVMADTQDIFLEQLRQRDDVTEYLYQGEWYPVQSRTETLTIKGEEPLTFTVQSTRHGPLLNPAVKGKPKHEMIPMATDSLYGLALSWTAQFPDTTIDSFFRLGQAKNLDEAEQALNGVGFIHLNVIAGDKDNIQWQITGNYPLRKNGTGHFPSPGWTGDYDWTGSWGGADTPRVRNPQAGFVATGNDRTVGPGFTPTLTSSWYYPERGERARQLLAERNDHDAANMVAMQADRHDLLIGKVQQLWQSDEWAALIDTAASRLTAEQQLSAEKTLNILMNFDGNLEENSRSAAVWGAFEHNLIRAIFLDELGPDDGRLWTALMAMNGRAYSGYQDHLLGRKTPGGDWAPFWDDVRTDATENPGDIIAAALVSTWDYLQQTLGNDDQQWQWGQLAYYHWQTETTHMLPWLSGVQKFAVQRLAKYTDRGPYPAGGNRNTLNVAGYSLGKDYGVWNIPAMRLVVDFSAEEPLQLVIAGGQSGNPASPHYDDGIDLWLSRTNRTLPFNNEEKVQAHFNKVKVLQPAN
- the folK gene encoding 2-amino-4-hydroxy-6-hydroxymethyldihydropteridine diphosphokinase, which encodes MRCYLLGLGSNLEPHKHLPGAITELAHLGRITAQSPVVTTAPVGDTFHHEFCNQLLVLESDLLPGPLKQRLQHIEVKLGREPKNPGRKTKDRTIDIDILATANTAEECRQATLEEPYYLRVQQQWQAL
- a CDS encoding DNA ligase; the encoded protein is MPLLLCFFLLLVTSPVALSETPDITLAQIYRDDLDVTAYVISEKYDGVRAYWDGQQLLTRQGNALPIPDFFRRQLPAQSLDGELWFGRGEFSRAAALVQRLPDHAEYQPEWQAVRYMLFDAPQQPGGFMQRLDFLQSLADAVQRPQLLVAPQWTVSSHGELQQQLQEFTEAGAEGLMLRHQQAPYRGGRSSDLIKLKAFDDAEATVLAHLPGKGKFKGMLGSVLVRLDNGRELRIGSGFTDAERLAPPPVGSRITFQYQGYTSTGLPRFARYWRPRNDE